A region of Lichenibacterium dinghuense DNA encodes the following proteins:
- a CDS encoding response regulator has product MQRSTILIVEDDPLLRADTVTTLEEAGLLVIDRADADEALGFLLENGTDVAAVFTDINMPGHSDGVHLAEMISRHWPHIGVVVTSGVARPVRDLPARVNFIPKPWRLEQVVAALQDFVEAA; this is encoded by the coding sequence ATGCAGCGCAGCACGATCCTGATCGTCGAGGACGACCCTCTGCTGCGCGCCGACACGGTGACGACGCTGGAGGAAGCCGGACTGCTCGTCATCGACCGGGCCGACGCCGACGAGGCGCTGGGCTTCCTGCTGGAGAACGGCACCGACGTCGCCGCCGTCTTCACCGACATCAACATGCCCGGCCACTCGGACGGCGTCCACCTCGCCGAGATGATCTCCCGCCACTGGCCCCACATCGGCGTCGTGGTCACCTCCGGCGTCGCCCGGCCCGTGCGGGACCTGCCGGCCCGGGTGAACTTCATCCCCAAGCCGTGGCGCCTGGAGCAGGTCGTCGCCGCCCTGCAGGACTTCGTCGAGGCGGCGTGA
- a CDS encoding complex I NDUFA9 subunit family protein: MAGSDLATNGQVTVFGASGFLGRHVVRALARAGFRVMAGSRRPELANYLQPLGRVGQVQPVQANVRYPASLAAALRHAEVAVNLVGVLTEGGSQSFEAVHVDGARAMAEAARAAGVRRFVQVSAIGADLESDAVYSRSKARGEAAVREIYPDAVILRPSVVFGPEDDFFNRFAAMARFAPALPLIGGGHTRFQPVFVGDVADAVAAAVEGRAEPGAVYELGGPGVKTFRELMEYILATVQRSRPLVSVSARAMETPAALTETLSGLMMGLFPKTLVMTRDQLKMLGRDNVVSDAAVAGGRTLQGLGLEPRAIESVVPSYLYRFRRHGQFDRDSRLA; this comes from the coding sequence ATGGCCGGTTCCGATCTCGCGACCAATGGACAGGTGACGGTGTTCGGCGCCTCCGGCTTCCTGGGGCGCCACGTCGTGCGCGCCCTGGCTCGGGCCGGCTTCCGCGTGATGGCGGGGTCGCGCCGCCCGGAACTCGCCAACTACCTCCAGCCGCTCGGCCGCGTCGGGCAGGTCCAGCCCGTCCAGGCCAACGTGCGCTACCCCGCCTCGCTGGCCGCGGCGCTGCGCCACGCCGAGGTCGCGGTGAACCTCGTCGGCGTGCTGACCGAGGGCGGCAGCCAGAGCTTCGAGGCCGTCCACGTCGACGGCGCCCGCGCCATGGCGGAGGCCGCGCGGGCGGCCGGCGTGCGCCGCTTCGTGCAGGTGTCGGCCATCGGGGCGGACCTCGAATCCGACGCCGTCTACAGCCGCAGCAAGGCCCGCGGCGAGGCCGCCGTGCGCGAGATCTACCCCGACGCCGTGATCCTGCGGCCTTCCGTGGTCTTCGGCCCGGAGGACGACTTCTTCAACCGCTTCGCCGCCATGGCGCGCTTCGCGCCCGCCCTGCCGCTGATCGGCGGCGGGCACACGCGCTTCCAGCCCGTCTTCGTCGGCGACGTCGCGGACGCCGTCGCGGCCGCCGTGGAGGGCCGTGCCGAGCCGGGCGCCGTCTACGAGCTCGGCGGCCCCGGCGTCAAAACCTTCCGCGAGCTGATGGAATACATCCTCGCCACGGTGCAGCGCAGCCGCCCGCTCGTGTCGGTGTCGGCCCGCGCCATGGAGACGCCGGCCGCCCTGACCGAGACGCTGTCCGGCCTGATGATGGGCCTGTTCCCGAAGACGCTGGTGATGACGCGCGATCAGCTCAAGATGCTGGGCCGCGACAACGTCGTGTCGGACGCGGCCGTCGCGGGGGGCCGCACCCTGCAGGGCCTCGGGCTGGAGCCGCGGGCGATCGAATCGGTCGTGCCGTCCTACCTGTACCGATTCCGACGCCACGGCCAGTTCGACCGCGACAGCCGGCTCGCCTGA
- the rffA gene encoding dTDP-4-amino-4,6-dideoxygalactose transaminase produces MPPAVPDPAGATPVPFNVPQPAGNELAYLAEAVGNRHLSGDGPFTKRCNAWLERETGARQALLTHSCTAAMEMAAMLFDLAPGDEVIMPSFTFVSTANAAVLRGAVPVFVDIRPDTLNIDERLIEAAVTERTRAIFVVHYAGVSAAMDEIMAIADRHGLFVLEDAAQGVAARYGDRPLGSIGHLGAVSFHETKNLIAGEGGALLVNDARFIDRAHILREKGTNRTKFLQGRVDKYTWVDVGSSYLPSELNAAFLLAQFEKVEEIQRARHRAWDRYHRAMAPLEREGLLARPSVPQICAHNAHIYYVLMPTMERRTELLRRTKAAGIGAVFHYVPLHSAPAGTRFARQHGALPVTDDLSARLVRLPLWAGLEDRAIDAVSALVADVARG; encoded by the coding sequence CTGCCCCCCGCGGTCCCCGACCCGGCCGGCGCCACCCCGGTCCCGTTCAACGTCCCGCAGCCGGCCGGCAACGAGCTCGCCTATCTGGCGGAAGCGGTCGGCAACCGGCACCTCAGCGGGGACGGGCCCTTCACCAAGCGCTGCAACGCCTGGCTGGAGCGCGAGACGGGCGCCCGGCAGGCCCTGCTGACCCATTCCTGCACGGCCGCCATGGAGATGGCCGCCATGCTGTTCGACCTCGCCCCCGGCGACGAGGTCATCATGCCCTCCTTCACCTTCGTGTCGACCGCCAACGCGGCCGTGCTGCGCGGCGCCGTTCCGGTCTTCGTCGACATCAGACCCGACACGCTCAACATCGACGAGCGCCTGATCGAGGCCGCCGTCACGGAGCGCACGCGCGCGATCTTCGTGGTCCACTACGCGGGCGTGTCGGCCGCCATGGACGAGATCATGGCCATCGCCGACCGCCACGGCCTGTTCGTGCTGGAGGACGCCGCCCAGGGCGTCGCGGCCCGCTACGGCGACCGGCCGCTGGGCTCGATCGGCCACCTCGGGGCGGTGAGCTTCCACGAGACCAAGAACCTGATCGCCGGCGAAGGGGGGGCGCTGCTGGTCAACGACGCGCGCTTCATCGACCGCGCCCACATCCTGCGGGAGAAGGGCACCAACCGGACCAAGTTCCTGCAGGGCCGCGTCGACAAGTACACCTGGGTCGACGTCGGCTCATCCTACCTCCCGAGCGAGCTCAACGCCGCGTTCCTGCTGGCGCAGTTCGAGAAGGTCGAGGAGATCCAGCGCGCCCGCCACCGCGCCTGGGACCGCTACCACCGCGCCATGGCGCCGCTGGAGCGCGAGGGGCTTCTGGCGCGCCCGAGCGTGCCGCAGATCTGCGCCCACAACGCGCACATCTACTACGTGCTGATGCCCACCATGGAGAGGCGCACCGAGCTGCTGCGACGCACCAAGGCGGCCGGGATCGGGGCCGTGTTCCACTACGTGCCCCTGCACAGCGCGCCCGCGGGCACCCGGTTCGCCCGCCAGCACGGCGCCCTTCCGGTCACGGACGACCTCAGCGCGCGCCTCGTGCGCCTGCCGCTGTGGGCCGGGCTGGAGGATCGGGCGATCGACGCCGTGTCGGCCCTGGTCGCGGACGTGGCCCGCGGGTAG
- a CDS encoding UxaA family hydrolase, producing MTTRTLRLHPDDDVVVALDLLQPGDPTAAGTAAARVPKGHKMAAVPLLPGAPVRKFGQVIGFATKPIAPGDWVHEHNLAMGEDFARDYAFGEERRPDSPVPEAMRATFQGFRRADGRAGTRNYLAILTSVNCSASVARFIAREVERSGVLARYPHVDGVIPLVHGTGCGMADRGEGFEALKRTQWGYATNPNIAGVLLVGLGCEVFQIGRMKGEYGLVEGDAFRTMTIQDEGGTRRTVESGVARLVEMLPAADAARREAVPASELVLALQCGGSDGYSGITANPALGAAADLLVDHGGTAILSETPEIYGAEHLLTRRAASRAVGERLVDTIRWWEDYTRRNGGEMNNNPSPGNKAGGLTTILEKSLGAAAKGGTRDLKAVYRYAERVTEHGFVFMDTPGYDPVSATGQVAGGANVLCFTTGRGSAYGCKPTPSIKLATNSDMARRMADDMDVDCGDVLDGVSIADKGREIFERVLAVASGERTKSEELGYGDAEFVPWQIGATM from the coding sequence ATGACCACCCGCACACTCCGCCTCCACCCGGACGACGACGTCGTGGTGGCGCTCGACCTGCTCCAGCCCGGCGACCCCACGGCGGCCGGCACCGCCGCGGCCCGCGTGCCGAAGGGCCACAAGATGGCGGCCGTGCCCCTGCTCCCCGGCGCGCCGGTGCGGAAGTTCGGCCAGGTGATCGGCTTCGCCACGAAGCCGATCGCGCCCGGCGACTGGGTCCACGAGCACAATCTCGCCATGGGCGAGGACTTCGCGCGCGATTACGCCTTCGGGGAGGAGCGGCGCCCGGACAGCCCCGTGCCGGAGGCGATGCGCGCGACCTTCCAGGGGTTCCGCCGCGCCGACGGCCGCGCGGGCACGCGCAACTACCTCGCCATTCTGACCTCGGTGAACTGCTCGGCCTCGGTGGCGCGCTTCATCGCCAGGGAGGTCGAGCGCTCGGGCGTGCTGGCCCGCTACCCCCACGTCGACGGCGTGATCCCGCTGGTCCACGGCACGGGCTGCGGCATGGCGGACCGCGGCGAGGGCTTCGAGGCGCTGAAGCGCACGCAGTGGGGCTACGCCACCAACCCCAACATCGCCGGCGTGCTGCTGGTGGGCCTCGGCTGCGAGGTGTTCCAGATCGGCCGCATGAAGGGCGAGTACGGCCTCGTCGAGGGCGACGCGTTCCGCACCATGACGATCCAGGACGAGGGCGGCACGCGCCGCACCGTCGAGAGCGGCGTCGCGCGGCTCGTCGAGATGCTGCCCGCCGCCGATGCGGCGCGGCGCGAGGCGGTGCCGGCCTCGGAACTCGTGCTGGCGCTGCAGTGCGGCGGCTCGGACGGCTATTCGGGCATCACGGCCAACCCCGCCCTTGGGGCGGCCGCGGACCTCCTCGTCGACCACGGCGGCACCGCGATCCTCTCCGAGACGCCCGAGATCTACGGCGCCGAGCACCTGCTGACCCGCCGCGCCGCCTCGCGCGCCGTGGGCGAGCGGCTCGTCGACACGATCCGCTGGTGGGAGGACTACACGCGGCGCAACGGCGGCGAGATGAACAACAACCCCTCGCCCGGCAACAAGGCGGGGGGGCTCACCACCATCCTGGAAAAGTCGCTCGGCGCCGCCGCCAAGGGCGGCACGCGCGACCTCAAGGCCGTGTACCGCTACGCCGAGCGGGTCACGGAGCACGGCTTCGTGTTCATGGACACGCCGGGCTACGACCCGGTCTCGGCCACCGGGCAGGTGGCGGGCGGCGCCAACGTGCTGTGCTTCACCACGGGCCGCGGCTCGGCCTACGGCTGCAAGCCGACGCCCTCGATCAAGCTCGCCACCAACTCCGACATGGCCCGCCGCATGGCGGACGACATGGACGTCGACTGCGGCGACGTGCTCGACGGCGTGTCGATCGCCGACAAGGGGCGCGAGATCTTCGAGCGCGTGCTCGCCGTCGCCTCGGGCGAGCGCACGAAGTCGGAGGAGCTCGGCTACGGCGACGCCGAATTCGTGCCCTGGCAGATCGGCGCCACCATGTGA
- a CDS encoding tagatose kinase: MRRIVTIGEIVVEVMATERGDGFLEPLSLVGPFPSGAPAIFIDQCGRLGQPCGMVGRVGDDDFGRLNLRRLAADGVDVSAVSVDPEAATGSAFVRYRPDGDRDFVFNIRRSANAGIALDAAARALVASADHVHVMGSSLFSPAVVAATEEAVATVKARGGTVSFDPNARRELLAAPGMRAALSGLLDRCDLFLPSGPELTLLTEVDTEEAAVGEILARGVGAVVVKRGAAGAEFHDASGRIAQPAFAVEEVDPTGAGDCFGGAFVTCWLRGMPPAEALRYAAAAGARAVTRRGPMEGASTFAELDAFLAAARV, encoded by the coding sequence ATGCGCAGGATCGTCACCATCGGGGAGATCGTCGTCGAGGTCATGGCGACCGAGCGAGGGGACGGCTTCCTCGAACCGCTGTCGCTCGTCGGCCCGTTCCCGTCCGGCGCCCCGGCCATCTTCATCGACCAGTGCGGGCGCCTGGGGCAGCCCTGCGGCATGGTGGGCCGCGTCGGCGACGACGACTTCGGCCGCTTGAACCTCCGCCGCCTCGCGGCCGACGGCGTCGACGTGTCGGCCGTCTCGGTCGACCCCGAGGCCGCCACGGGCAGCGCCTTCGTGCGCTACCGTCCGGACGGCGACCGTGACTTCGTGTTCAACATCCGCCGCAGCGCCAACGCCGGCATCGCGCTCGACGCCGCGGCCCGCGCCCTGGTCGCCTCGGCCGACCACGTCCATGTCATGGGCTCGTCGCTGTTCTCGCCGGCCGTCGTCGCCGCGACCGAGGAGGCCGTCGCCACCGTCAAGGCCAGGGGCGGCACGGTCTCGTTCGATCCCAACGCGCGGCGGGAACTGCTCGCGGCGCCCGGCATGCGGGCCGCGCTGTCCGGCCTCCTCGACCGCTGCGACCTGTTCCTGCCGAGCGGCCCGGAACTCACGCTCCTCACGGAAGTCGACACCGAGGAGGCGGCCGTGGGCGAGATCCTGGCGCGCGGCGTCGGGGCCGTGGTGGTCAAGCGCGGCGCCGCCGGGGCCGAGTTCCACGACGCCTCCGGCCGGATCGCGCAACCCGCCTTCGCGGTGGAGGAGGTCGACCCGACGGGGGCGGGCGACTGCTTCGGCGGCGCCTTCGTGACCTGCTGGCTGCGCGGCATGCCCCCCGCCGAGGCGCTGCGCTACGCGGCCGCGGCCGGCGCCCGCGCGGTGACGCGGCGCGGCCCCATGGAGGGCGCCTCCACCTTCGCCGAACTCGACGCCTTTCTTGCCGCAGCCAGGGTTTGA
- a CDS encoding LacI family DNA-binding transcriptional regulator has product MDDHADGGPSPPRRHWTMEEFAEAAGVSRPTVSKYFNDPDSVRPASRQRIRDAMREFGYQPNLFAVNFNRRSTKTIGIVVPSLTDPFYAEVVRWVELGALGAGYWSIVLSSHADPALEVRALQVLDSIKVAGVLIAPLGNGAPPRHRETRAPTVYLDSRMDGDGCFVGTDNARSFEQMVEYLCRTGEPPCFVAMPEVNRNAQERRDAFTAAMGRRGLAPVVLEPARHGWAFEEIGHETATRAIDAGGFPSRTVLCANDRLAFGAMAAATERGLRVGRAPGCDLRLAGHDDHPLSRFTCPSLTTMAQDYAGIARAGLSSLLAQALPGTERRPDRVQLLDAKLMMRDSA; this is encoded by the coding sequence ATGGACGATCACGCGGACGGCGGGCCGTCGCCCCCCCGGCGCCACTGGACCATGGAAGAGTTCGCCGAGGCCGCGGGCGTCTCGCGGCCGACCGTGTCCAAATATTTCAACGATCCCGACAGCGTCCGTCCGGCGAGCCGCCAGCGGATCCGCGACGCCATGCGGGAGTTCGGCTACCAGCCCAACCTGTTCGCCGTGAACTTCAACCGCCGCTCGACGAAGACGATCGGCATCGTCGTGCCGTCGCTGACGGACCCGTTCTACGCCGAGGTCGTGCGCTGGGTCGAACTCGGCGCCCTCGGCGCGGGCTACTGGTCGATCGTGCTGAGCTCGCACGCGGACCCCGCGCTGGAGGTGCGGGCCCTCCAGGTGCTGGACTCGATCAAGGTCGCCGGCGTGCTGATCGCCCCGCTCGGGAACGGGGCGCCGCCCCGCCACCGGGAAACGCGCGCCCCCACGGTGTACCTCGACTCCCGCATGGACGGGGACGGCTGCTTCGTCGGCACCGACAACGCCCGGAGCTTCGAGCAGATGGTCGAATATCTGTGCCGCACCGGCGAGCCCCCGTGCTTCGTCGCGATGCCCGAGGTCAACCGGAACGCGCAGGAGAGGCGGGACGCCTTCACGGCGGCGATGGGGCGCCGCGGCCTCGCGCCGGTCGTGCTCGAACCCGCCCGGCACGGCTGGGCCTTCGAGGAGATCGGCCACGAGACCGCGACGCGCGCGATCGACGCGGGCGGCTTCCCGAGCCGGACGGTGCTCTGCGCCAACGACCGCCTCGCCTTCGGCGCCATGGCGGCCGCGACCGAGCGGGGGCTCAGGGTCGGTCGCGCCCCGGGCTGCGACCTGCGGCTGGCCGGCCACGACGACCACCCGCTGAGCCGGTTCACCTGCCCGTCGCTGACCACCATGGCGCAGGACTACGCCGGCATCGCCAGGGCCGGCCTGTCGTCGCTCCTGGCCCAGGCGCTTCCGGGGACGGAGCGGCGGCCGGACCGCGTCCAGCTCCTCGACGCCAAGCTGATGATGCGGGACTCCGCCTGA
- a CDS encoding L-iditol 2-dehydrogenase, translated as MQLDGKVAIVTGAARGIGRAIAERYHAEGARVVVADLNRAGAEEAAAALGQGALGLAFDVTHQESIDALVARVVAEYGGIDILVNNAGLFDLAPIVDITRESYRKVYAVNVEGLLFTMQAVAREMIAQGRGGKIINFASQAGRRGEALVGVYCSSKAAVISLTQSAGLDLIKHGINVNAIAPGVVDNEHWDHVDSMFARYENLQPGEKKRAVGASVPFGRMARPEEIGGLATFLASRDADYIVAQCYNIDGGNWMS; from the coding sequence ATGCAGCTCGACGGCAAGGTCGCCATCGTCACGGGCGCGGCGCGCGGCATCGGCCGCGCCATCGCGGAGCGCTACCACGCGGAGGGCGCCAGGGTCGTGGTCGCCGACCTCAACCGGGCCGGCGCCGAGGAGGCCGCGGCCGCGCTGGGTCAGGGCGCGCTCGGGCTCGCGTTCGACGTCACGCACCAGGAGTCGATCGACGCCCTGGTGGCGCGCGTGGTCGCCGAATACGGCGGCATCGACATCCTCGTGAACAACGCCGGCCTCTTCGACCTCGCCCCCATCGTCGATATCACGCGGGAAAGCTACCGCAAGGTCTACGCCGTCAACGTCGAGGGCCTGCTCTTCACGATGCAGGCCGTCGCCCGCGAGATGATCGCGCAGGGGCGGGGCGGCAAGATCATCAACTTCGCGTCCCAGGCCGGCCGCCGCGGCGAGGCGCTGGTGGGCGTCTACTGCTCGTCCAAGGCCGCGGTGATCTCGCTGACCCAGAGCGCCGGCCTCGACCTCATCAAGCACGGCATCAACGTCAACGCCATCGCGCCCGGCGTGGTCGACAACGAGCACTGGGACCACGTGGATTCCATGTTCGCCCGCTACGAGAACCTCCAGCCGGGCGAGAAGAAGCGCGCCGTCGGCGCCTCGGTGCCGTTCGGCCGCATGGCCCGGCCCGAGGAGATCGGCGGCCTCGCGACCTTCCTGGCCAGCCGGGACGCCGACTACATCGTGGCCCAGTGCTACAACATCGACGGCGGCAACTGGATGAGCTGA
- a CDS encoding SDR family oxidoreductase — translation MSLTVFVTGATAGFGQAIARRLVRDGHRVIAAGRRAERLDALKAELGDALLPFVLDVTDAEAVAALPGSLPEGWREVDVLVNNAGLALGLDPAQKADLAQWDQMVATNVTGLIHMTRALLPGMVERDRGHVVNLGSVAGSYPYPGGHVYGGTKAFVKQFSLNLKADLVGTFVRVTDVEPGLCGGTEFSNVRFGGDDDKAAAVYKGTEPLTADDIAETVAWVVTLPRHVNINRVEMMPTCQASAPFAIKRQG, via the coding sequence ATGAGCCTCACCGTCTTCGTCACTGGCGCCACGGCCGGCTTCGGCCAGGCCATCGCGCGGCGCCTCGTGCGCGACGGCCACCGCGTGATCGCCGCCGGGCGCCGCGCCGAACGGCTCGACGCGCTGAAGGCCGAGCTCGGCGACGCGCTCCTGCCATTCGTGCTCGACGTCACAGACGCCGAGGCGGTCGCGGCCCTGCCGGGCAGCCTGCCCGAGGGCTGGCGCGAGGTCGACGTCCTGGTCAACAACGCGGGCCTCGCGCTCGGCCTCGACCCGGCCCAGAAGGCCGACCTCGCTCAGTGGGACCAGATGGTCGCCACCAACGTCACGGGACTGATCCACATGACGCGGGCGCTGCTGCCCGGCATGGTGGAGCGGGACCGCGGCCACGTCGTCAACCTCGGCTCGGTGGCGGGCTCCTACCCCTACCCCGGCGGGCACGTCTACGGCGGCACCAAGGCCTTCGTGAAGCAGTTCAGCCTCAACCTGAAGGCCGACCTCGTCGGCACCTTCGTGCGCGTGACGGACGTCGAGCCGGGCCTATGCGGCGGCACCGAGTTCAGCAACGTCCGCTTCGGGGGCGACGACGACAAGGCGGCGGCGGTCTACAAGGGCACCGAGCCCCTCACCGCCGACGACATCGCCGAGACTGTGGCCTGGGTCGTGACGCTGCCGCGGCACGTCAACATCAACCGCGTCGAGATGATGCCGACCTGCCAGGCCTCCGCGCCCTTCGCGATCAAGCGGCAGGGCTGA
- a CDS encoding Gfo/Idh/MocA family protein, protein MSEPDRRQMLKLAAAAAGAALGGTAAARAAEPAVDTGTVAGGKLDFPTWTAPTERPTPPPPAPLPPSERVGFAVLGLGRLATEEILPAFGRSKRAKLVALISGTPDKARLLARQHGVAPDAVYGYGDWDRIKADPAIQAVYIVTPNALHREATLAAAAAGKHVLCEKPMATSSADCQAMIDACATARRHLMIAYRCQYEPNNRALQDMVRGGRYGAALLYDAVNTQNMAAPTQWRFVKALAGGGALPDIGLYCLNGARFLSGEEPTEVYAHTHSTPGDPRFREVEEQVTFTLRFPSGLVANCAASYGLHENRRLGMGMPAAAIDFANAFAYTGQRLQIAHRDGDAEAVVDRRIAAKDQFALELDHMAECVATGRRPRTPGEEGLADQRIMEAIYRSAATGQPVALPKVEGLDTTRGPALPPADQG, encoded by the coding sequence ATGTCCGAACCCGACCGCCGCCAGATGCTGAAGCTCGCTGCCGCGGCCGCCGGGGCGGCGCTCGGCGGCACGGCCGCGGCCCGGGCCGCCGAACCCGCCGTCGACACCGGCACGGTCGCGGGCGGCAAGCTGGACTTCCCGACCTGGACGGCGCCGACCGAGCGCCCGACGCCGCCGCCGCCCGCGCCCCTGCCCCCGTCCGAGCGGGTCGGCTTCGCGGTGCTGGGGCTCGGCCGGCTCGCCACGGAGGAGATCCTGCCGGCCTTCGGCCGGTCGAAGCGCGCCAAGCTCGTCGCGCTGATCTCGGGCACGCCCGACAAGGCGAGGCTCCTCGCGCGCCAGCACGGCGTCGCGCCGGACGCGGTCTACGGCTACGGCGACTGGGACCGGATCAAGGCCGATCCGGCCATCCAGGCCGTCTACATCGTGACGCCCAACGCGCTGCACCGGGAAGCGACGCTCGCGGCCGCGGCCGCCGGCAAGCACGTGCTCTGCGAGAAGCCCATGGCGACGAGCTCCGCCGACTGCCAAGCGATGATCGACGCCTGCGCGACGGCGAGGCGGCACCTGATGATCGCCTACCGCTGCCAGTACGAGCCCAACAACCGCGCCCTGCAGGACATGGTGCGCGGCGGGCGCTACGGCGCGGCCCTGCTCTACGACGCCGTCAACACACAGAACATGGCGGCGCCGACGCAGTGGCGCTTCGTGAAGGCGCTGGCCGGCGGCGGCGCCCTGCCCGACATCGGGCTCTACTGCCTCAACGGCGCGCGCTTCCTCAGCGGCGAGGAGCCGACCGAGGTCTACGCCCACACCCATTCGACGCCGGGCGACCCGCGCTTCAGGGAGGTCGAGGAGCAGGTCACCTTCACGCTGCGGTTCCCGAGCGGGCTCGTGGCGAACTGCGCGGCCTCCTACGGCCTCCACGAGAACCGGAGGCTCGGGATGGGCATGCCGGCAGCCGCGATCGATTTCGCCAACGCCTTCGCGTACACGGGGCAGAGGCTGCAGATCGCGCACCGGGACGGCGACGCCGAGGCGGTGGTCGACCGCCGCATCGCGGCGAAGGATCAGTTCGCGCTGGAGCTCGACCACATGGCGGAGTGCGTCGCCACCGGCCGGCGCCCGCGCACGCCCGGCGAGGAGGGCCTGGCGGACCAGCGCATCATGGAGGCGATCTACCGCTCGGCCGCGACGGGCCAGCCCGTGGCGCTGCCGAAGGTCGAGGGCCTCGACACGACGCGCGGCCCGGCGCTGCCCCCGGCGGACCAGGGCTGA
- a CDS encoding D-tagatose-bisphosphate aldolase, class II, non-catalytic subunit, giving the protein MTTFDLADIARLRRAGTRVGIASICTAHPLAVEAALLQARHDGAPALIEATCNQVNQDGGYTGMTPEDFRAFVEAIADRVGFDPANLVLGGDHLGPNPWRALPAEDAMARAEAMIAAYAAAGFSKLHLDTSMGCRGEAPALADAVTASRAARLAGAAERAARDAGRPPPVYVIGTEVPVPGGATHALDHLEVTRPEAALATVEVHRQSFAAAGLDDAFARAVGVVVQPGVEFADADVIPYDPAAARALAATLERMPQFVFEAHSTDYQPAAALRALVDDGFAILKVGPGLTFAMREALYGLDHVAEVLAPAGEDEGLRAAMERLMVAEPGHWQRYYGGQGAALAAQRHFSYSDRIRYYWPHPEARAAVDALMARLGDRAIPETLIGQYLPRLYDGVRDGAVRPRARDLVIAAIRLALQPYSAACSA; this is encoded by the coding sequence ATGACCACCTTCGACCTCGCCGACATCGCCCGGCTCCGCCGCGCCGGCACGCGCGTCGGCATCGCCTCGATCTGCACCGCCCACCCGCTCGCGGTCGAGGCGGCCCTGCTCCAGGCGCGCCACGACGGCGCTCCCGCGCTGATCGAGGCCACCTGCAACCAGGTGAACCAGGACGGCGGCTACACGGGCATGACGCCCGAGGACTTCCGGGCCTTCGTCGAGGCCATCGCGGACAGGGTCGGCTTCGATCCGGCGAACCTCGTGCTCGGCGGCGACCACCTCGGCCCCAACCCCTGGCGCGCGCTGCCGGCCGAGGACGCCATGGCCCGCGCGGAGGCGATGATCGCCGCCTACGCGGCCGCGGGCTTCTCCAAGCTGCACCTCGACACCTCGATGGGGTGCCGCGGCGAGGCGCCGGCCCTCGCCGACGCCGTGACGGCGTCCCGCGCGGCCCGCCTCGCCGGCGCGGCCGAGCGCGCCGCGCGGGACGCCGGCCGGCCGCCGCCCGTCTACGTGATCGGCACCGAGGTGCCGGTGCCCGGCGGCGCCACGCACGCGCTCGACCACCTCGAGGTGACGCGCCCCGAGGCGGCGCTCGCCACCGTGGAGGTGCACCGGCAGTCCTTCGCGGCGGCGGGGCTCGACGACGCCTTCGCGCGCGCGGTCGGCGTCGTGGTGCAGCCCGGCGTCGAGTTCGCCGACGCCGACGTCATCCCCTACGATCCGGCCGCCGCGCGCGCCCTCGCGGCGACGCTGGAGCGCATGCCCCAGTTCGTGTTCGAGGCGCATTCCACGGACTACCAGCCCGCCGCGGCGCTGCGCGCCCTCGTCGACGACGGCTTCGCCATCTTGAAGGTCGGGCCGGGGCTCACCTTCGCCATGCGCGAGGCGCTCTACGGCCTTGACCACGTCGCCGAGGTCCTGGCCCCGGCGGGGGAGGACGAGGGCCTGCGCGCCGCGATGGAGCGGCTGATGGTGGCGGAGCCGGGACACTGGCAGCGCTACTACGGCGGCCAGGGCGCGGCGCTGGCCGCCCAGCGCCACTTCTCGTACAGCGACCGCATCCGCTACTACTGGCCGCATCCCGAGGCCCGCGCCGCCGTCGACGCGCTCATGGCCCGGCTCGGCGACCGGGCCATCCCCGAAACGCTGATCGGCCAGTACCTGCCCCGGCTCTACGACGGCGTGCGAGACGGGGCCGTCCGGCCGCGGGCGCGCGACCTCGTGATCGCCGCGATCCGCCTGGCCCTGCAGCCCTACAGCGCGGCCTGCTCGGCCTGA